The following DNA comes from Pirellulales bacterium.
GGTGGCGAAGGATCGTGATAGAGGGGCGCTCCGTAGCGCCCGATGTCCCCCGAGAACAGCAGACGGAGCGGGCGTGGGCCTTGCCGCACCTCGACCTCGATCATCGCCGAGCCGAGCAAGTGCCCCGCGTCGTGGTAGCGGCACCAGAGGGGCTCGACGGGCGAGAACCATGCGTCGCGCGGTTGTGCGCGAAACTGGCGCAGCGTTTGCGCCACGTCGCGATCATCGTACAACGGCAAGGCCGGCTTATGCTTCGAGAACGACTTGCGATTGGCATACTCGGCGTCCGATTCCTGGTTCTTCGCCGCGTCGTAGAGCATCAACTCCGCCAGATCGCAGGTGGCCGGCGTCGCAAAGATGGGACCGCGATAGCCCTGGCTTACCAACCGGGGCAGCATGCCGAGGTGATCAATGTGGGCGTGTGTCAAGACGACCGCGTTGACCGCCGAGGGCGCGAAGGGAAACTTCGCCCAATTCAACAAACGTAGTTCCTTCAATCCCTGAAACATGCCGCAGTCGATGAGCACGCGGGCACGATCGGCCTCGAGCAGATACTTCGAGCCGGTCACGGTCTCGGCCGCGCCGTGAAATGTCAATCGCACCATCAATGCACCGCCTGCTGCAAAGTCACAAGCCAATTCCTAACGCCACGGCCAGCCACGTGGCCGCGCCGGCGTAGACGCTCCACGGCAATCGTCGTCGCGAGACCATCGCCGCCAACAAGAAAATCGTCGTCGCCTCGAATGCCACCACGCCGGCGCTGCTACCGCTCAAATAGATGCCGACGCTCACGAGCACGGCGCCTACTTCGATCGCCACGCCGGGGGACTTGTCCAACCAGCGGACGATGAGTCCGGCGAGCATCGCGGCTGTCAGTCCCACCGCGGCTCCCCACAGTAATGCGGTACCGATGTGCTCGCGGTCGTAACCCTTGACGTGCGGCCAGATCGCCGGAACGACGAGGCCCACCAGCAGGGCGAACAGCACGAGGGAGCGCGGCAGACGCTGCCCGTCGTAGCGCATGAGCGCCGTGACTTCGAGGCAACACAACAGCGTCACTAGATAGAAGAATCGTCCAAGCTCGGTACGCAGCACGAGCCAGTAGCGCTCGGCGTCGGACAGGTCGTCGGGCAGCGGCAGCACGACGTGCGTGATCGCCACGGTCAGAAAGACGAGTGCCGTCAGGGCCTCGACGGCGGGATAGCGCGGCGAGATCGGCGCCAGGCAATCGCGGCACTTGCCCCGCAGCAGAAACCAGCCCAGCACCGGCAGGTTGTCGTACCAGCGAATGGCGTGATGGCAGTGGGGGCATTGCGAGCCGGGGTAGAGCAGGCTTTTGCCCGCCGGCAGCCGGTAGACGACGACGTTGAGAAAACTGCCGATGACGGCCCCCAGCATCGTCAACCAGGCCAGGATGATGACCTCGCTGCGGAAGATCCAAACGACGATTTCGGCGACTAGCATCTCGTGCCAAGTTTACTACAGACCGAGCCGAAATTCGCCCGACAGGCGGTTCGACCAATTGCGATCCCCGAGCTGAGCGAGCATAGTAACATCTCCACACCGGAGTCGGCCATTGGCCGTCCTCCCCCCACGCGCCCACCACGATTCGGAGTGACCCACGCATGCGCTCGCCTGGACTACGCACGCTTTCGCTTTCGGCCGCCCTGTTCTTCTCGTTGACGGCCGCGCCGCTGTGCCTTGCCGCGGACAACGAGCTGACGCCCGAGGAAGAGGCCGCCGGCTGGCAACTGCTGTTCAACGGCAAGGATCACACGGGCTGGAAATGCAACAACGGCCAAGAGATCGCCACCCCCGTCGAAGACGGCTGCCTGCTCCCCTATAAGTCGGGGGGCTACATCATCAACTACGACAAGCCGTTCGGCGACTTTACGCTCAAGTGCGATGTCCGCATGGACAAGCCCACTTGCAACAGCGGCATCTTCTTCCGCGTTTCTGACCTGGCCGACCCGGTGCAGTCGGGCTTCGAGGCGCAGGTGGCCAGCCACGC
Coding sequences within:
- a CDS encoding prepilin peptidase, coding for MLVAEIVVWIFRSEVIILAWLTMLGAVIGSFLNVVVYRLPAGKSLLYPGSQCPHCHHAIRWYDNLPVLGWFLLRGKCRDCLAPISPRYPAVEALTALVFLTVAITHVVLPLPDDLSDAERYWLVLRTELGRFFYLVTLLCCLEVTALMRYDGQRLPRSLVLFALLVGLVVPAIWPHVKGYDREHIGTALLWGAAVGLTAAMLAGLIVRWLDKSPGVAIEVGAVLVSVGIYLSGSSAGVVAFEATTIFLLAAMVSRRRLPWSVYAGAATWLAVALGIGL
- a CDS encoding DUF1080 domain-containing protein encodes the protein MRSPGLRTLSLSAALFFSLTAAPLCLAADNELTPEEEAAGWQLLFNGKDHTGWKCNNGQEIATPVEDGCLLPYKSGGYIINYDKPFGDFTLKCDVRMDKPTCNSGIFFRVSDLADPVQSGFEAQVASHALSPYQAMGAIYDFVKAAKKPEKETLWDWHQYEVTCRGPIITVTVDGEKISEMNCDEFTEPGQRPDGSKNKFSKAGKDFARSGYLGFQDHGAKCWYKNVKLLELKPE